One segment of Halomonas sp. TD01 DNA contains the following:
- a CDS encoding GGDEF domain-containing protein: MSKIDERCTSAYEESRLAELAGYEILDTPKEAAFDEIAEVASIICEAPIALINFVDRDRQWFKAIKGLSIRETPLDISICAHAILQSGLFIIPDTTLDERFSSNPLVIGDPHLRFYAGALLENEAGYPLGTLCVLDYQPRELTDKQRFALQALANQVMAHMELMLSYRYQKQLILELEATREEMVQLAATDMLTGLLNRRAFEQRLQETLALIKRGAPSAALVMVDLDHFKRINDVFGHPAGDDVLKCFADLCVSIFREADVMARWGGEEFMLLMPNTSVKEAQQAAERLLDSLTSTSMAAEADTPIYVTASIGICPLNANSQLEERLHTVDGLLYQAKRQGRNGIVIEGISPIEKR; this comes from the coding sequence ATGTCAAAAATTGATGAACGATGTACCTCAGCATATGAAGAGTCGCGGCTAGCCGAACTGGCTGGGTACGAGATACTCGATACCCCTAAAGAGGCCGCATTCGATGAAATAGCTGAGGTAGCCTCTATCATCTGCGAAGCACCTATTGCGCTAATTAACTTCGTTGATCGAGATCGCCAGTGGTTTAAAGCCATCAAGGGGTTATCGATACGTGAAACCCCGTTGGATATTTCGATTTGTGCGCATGCGATTCTTCAATCAGGCCTGTTTATTATTCCGGATACTACGCTGGATGAACGATTTTCCAGTAACCCGTTAGTTATCGGCGACCCGCATCTACGCTTTTATGCGGGGGCATTGCTGGAAAACGAAGCGGGGTATCCGCTAGGTACCTTATGTGTGTTGGATTACCAGCCCCGTGAGTTGACGGATAAGCAGCGCTTCGCGTTGCAAGCGCTTGCTAATCAAGTGATGGCGCATATGGAGCTGATGCTTTCATACCGTTATCAAAAGCAGTTGATTCTTGAGCTGGAGGCCACCCGGGAAGAGATGGTGCAGTTAGCTGCGACGGATATGTTGACTGGCTTATTAAATCGCCGTGCATTCGAACAACGACTGCAGGAAACGTTAGCGCTAATAAAACGTGGCGCGCCCTCAGCCGCATTAGTAATGGTGGATTTAGACCATTTTAAGCGTATTAATGATGTGTTTGGTCATCCTGCGGGGGATGACGTATTGAAGTGTTTTGCTGATCTTTGTGTATCGATCTTTCGCGAAGCTGACGTCATGGCGCGCTGGGGCGGGGAAGAATTTATGTTGCTAATGCCTAATACTTCGGTAAAAGAGGCACAGCAAGCGGCTGAACGCCTGCTGGATAGCCTAACCAGCACCTCGATGGCAGCAGAGGCAGACACGCCGATATATGTCACGGCAAGTATTGGCATTTGCCCTCTTAATGCGAACAGTCAGTTAGAAGAGAGGTTGCACACGGTCGATGGCTTGCTCTACCAAGCAAAGCGGCAGGGTCGAAATGGCATCGTAATTGAAGGTATCTCGCCTATTGAAAAGCGTTGA